A single window of Leptolyngbya ohadii IS1 DNA harbors:
- a CDS encoding N-acetylmannosamine-6-phosphate 2-epimerase, with the protein MSAAAAVQSLAGGLIVSCQAPVDSPLHDPMVIAAMAQAAVHRGAIGVRIDTPAHIEAVRQRVRVPIIGLWKRQIPGYEVYITPQFEDAKAVAVAGAEIIAIDATLRDHPQGTTVAQLIDRIHNELGKAVMADVDTLEAALQAAEAGADLVGTTLYGYTSTTQHCQPPGFDLLSQMVDRLSIPVICEGGIASPQMAQAALQRGAFAIVVGTAITGVDALVQSYQSAIHDSVIDRSGTDSSA; encoded by the coding sequence ATGTCTGCTGCCGCTGCTGTTCAGTCCCTTGCGGGCGGTCTGATCGTCTCCTGTCAGGCTCCCGTCGATTCTCCGTTACACGATCCAATGGTTATCGCGGCAATGGCACAGGCAGCCGTTCATCGAGGGGCGATCGGGGTGCGGATCGATACGCCTGCTCACATTGAGGCAGTCCGGCAGCGGGTGCGTGTTCCGATTATTGGATTGTGGAAGCGACAGATTCCGGGCTACGAGGTTTACATTACGCCCCAGTTTGAAGACGCTAAAGCCGTTGCAGTCGCAGGCGCGGAGATTATTGCCATTGATGCCACGCTCCGCGATCATCCCCAGGGAACCACCGTTGCTCAACTGATCGATCGCATTCACAATGAGCTGGGCAAAGCGGTGATGGCAGATGTCGATACGCTAGAAGCCGCCCTGCAAGCCGCCGAAGCCGGAGCCGACTTGGTGGGCACAACGCTGTATGGCTATACGTCTACGACCCAGCACTGCCAGCCGCCGGGGTTCGATCTGCTGAGCCAGATGGTCGATCGCCTGTCGATTCCGGTTATTTGTGAGGGCGGCATTGCTTCCCCCCAGATGGCACAGGCAGCATTGCAGCGAGGAGCCTTTGCGATCGTCGTGGGCACTGCAATTACAGGCGTTGATGCGCTGGTACAGTCCTACCAATCGGCAATCCACGATTCTGTTATTGATCGTTCTGGGACGGACAGCTCTGCTTGA